The Indicator indicator isolate 239-I01 chromosome 18, UM_Iind_1.1, whole genome shotgun sequence region AACACTAAACCTTTCTCCATTAAATATAGCACCTACATACCAAGTCAACCTTGGAATATTCTTCTACAATCTTCATGTGCTCTTCTGGGTTGTAACCATTCCAACGATCTCGCTTTCCATCATAATCAAACATCAGTTGGGGCTGCATATACTCATCTGGTGCGATATTCATGCCTGTGTATTTTGCTCCAACTTTTCTGGGTCTctgaaaggaggggaaaaaaaaaaaaaaaggctggatCAGTCCATTAGACTAAAAATTGTTATTCACTTGAATATCTCTTTAAAAATAGTATCAGTTGAACTCCTCTTAAGCCAGTTAAATTCATCCCTATCAGCATGTCATTTGTAAATAAATGCAAGCAGGTCATCTCTGAATTTTAAAGCACAACTCTACACCCCATCGATTTCTAACTCTACTTTCCACAATTAAAAAACAGATTTTCTGGAGATGGCTTCTAGCTGATGTGAAACAGAaggacagcacagcagcactcaagTTAAAGCAAACCAAATTGAACAGATAAACATTTTCACCTATTACTGTAGAACTTGTCACAAACAGAACTGATGAGCCCCACTCTGAATAATATAAcattttccccttcatttttcCTACCTAAGTTTCTTCAGAAATTGTCAAGCCACCTTTCAATACTTGCAACCTTTTTCAAAAAAGTTTTTTTGAAAACcaggaatttttattttatctatCACTAGCTATTTTCCACCAAGATTAGAAGTCACAGTTTTCAAAACCATTATGATATCAGCAAAAGTCAAGTTTACCTCCATGCAGTCTTTCTTTTTGTGGGTCAAAGCACCACAGTTCTCACAAGCTCCTTTACGGTATCTTGTTGCTATTGAATTCTAAACAACAAAAGACAGCGTTGGACAAACTTGTGGCAAGATTCACATACATGTTTCCAATAACCAATTCATTTTTTCAATACAACTAAAGTGTGCATGATCTATCCAAACCCAGAACATATTTTAATTGTCACTAAACACTCCACTTCCTCGTTAATGAAGAACTCCCAGCTCCTGTCTCCCTCAAAAGCACgtaaacagaaattatttcctcaTGGAATGAAACCAAATCTTTATTTTATGAGAAAAACTTTTTGCATACCTCTTGAACTCCTCGTTTGTACCATTCTCCAGAAGTACTATACTGTTTCTGCTTCTCCGGCTGAGGTCTCTGATGCTTTAGTGTAGGTCTTTTAGAAGGATCTATATACCATGGTACTGAGGATATGTACTGAGGAATATGAGGATTGATATCCCTGTAAAAGATGTTGTGTAAATATGTGGCAGacggaaaaaaccccacaacttagCCTCACAAATAACTCTCACTTGAAAGTTCCCTTATTTAGGAGtgatgaaaaaataataaagttgTTAAAATGCACTGCAAAATAAACTCTCATGCAACTAGATAAACACCGATTTTCATTGAAATTTTGGTGATAATTCACCTAAACTCCTGATTCTCATCAAATACTTTATCCAATGTTACTGAGTACAAAAATAGTAACATTTCTCTTCTCAAAAGCAACAAGCTTTGCAGAAACACGAGAGGGGACAAATAAGGTATGCAACAAAGGTCCCCAAGTACTATGTTTTGGTCACTTTGGAAATACTACTTGTAAGTAACTGCAGAGATAGGTAGGACTTTTTAGCATCACTGTCAATAGACCACAGTAGATAAACACTGAACCTACAGTTACTCATGCAAATACCTGTCTGCAGAGGATGAGTGGAACACTAAAGGCAAATTAAAAAGTTCAAGTATTTAGCTCTACAATGACTCACGTAGAAATCATGTATCACACTCATGATTATTCCGTCattacaagaggaaaaaaaagacactttaAGCCAATAGCTCTAGAATAACCACAACTTTAATAAAACTTACTTTCCTTCTTcatccacctcagcaggagcatTTCCTAGCTTTCTCTGTTCTTctaattccttcttttttctccagTCTTCCCTTGTCATCTTCTTTGGTTCCTCCAGGCTCACATCATTTGATCCGCCTGAAGGAGTGGCATTTGCTACCGTCCCTGATGCCATTTTTGTTTCTctacaacacagaaaaaaaaaaaaaaagtcttacaaATCAATACCCTTTGACAGTACAGTTCTTCCGCGTGGTTTTCTACCATTTGGTGAAATAAGTAACGCTTATCCATTCTTGACGCGTCTTTCTACGCAAATAGGCAcaagtgctgaaaaaaaaaaaattaaaaattaccgTATTAACGTTTCTCTTCTCTAACCAACGATATGCGACGGGGACGAACTGCAGCGGCTCCGTACACTTCAGGACATGCACGATCGGCCCTTCTCCGCCGATACGGAGGAGGTCACGGCTTACCCACCGTTGCACGACCGGGCAGAGCCGGCGGACAGGCCGGAGCCTCGCACAACACGCAAACGTGGGCCTACGTGTACCCCGTGAAGGCGACACAGAGACGGACTGCGAGGAAGCAGCACCCAGGCCCGTCCGGTAAGAATACGGATACTTCCCCGTAGCCCGCAGCGGCTTCTTCGCAGAAGTGGCAGCGGCTTCTTCGCAGAAGTGGCAACTGCTCAGCAACAACGCCTGCTTAGGCCACCAGTCCCCGCCGCGTCCCGCACAGCCCCTTCCCCTATCACCGCTGCCGCCGCGCTTGTTTACGTGCTAGGCCGCAATTTTGCCCCACAATGCACCGCGGCCCCGCCTGACGTTCCTGCGTCATACCCGGGGGCGGCACCGATGCCGTCGCCATAGCTCCACAAGCTCACCCCGACCCCGGAATGAGCGCGGGCAGCAGGTGCGGCGGCGCGGAGGCTGCACTGCTGAGCCAATCGGATGCTGAGCATTAATCGAAACAGCCAATGGGTGGTGCGAAGGCAGTTGAAAGGCTGCCGGCAGTTAGTACGCActggctctgctctctgagGTGAGGTAGTTGTGGCCTCGTTGGCCCTCTGTGTGACCCCGAACGAGTCTGACCCTCTTCTTTTTGGGTGCTGCTGTCCGCTCAGCGCTCGGAGCTACTGGTAGCTTTTGAGGTGAGCCCTTGGTTGGGTAAGTGTCGCGGGTTGGGGAAGGCGGCTGATGTTACTCGTTTAAAGTTGTGTCCCGTTGAGTGTGGGAGGAGAGGGCTTCTGGAGCTATGACCAGGAGGCAACTTAAACAAGGGAAGTGATGAAGTATGCGGCTGCAACTCTTTGACTTTGTGTTTAAGTTTTTGACTTCAATCTATGCTAATCAGAAGTAGCTTTTTCTATTAGCTTTCCTTGAAGGAGAAGTCACTGGCCGCCTACGTGATGGTAGTGATAAGCTCCGGATGGAGGCTGCCTGGTCCTAACAGAGTGGGAGAGTGCCCTGATCTGTTGTGGAAACCAGGAGTGTACTGATCTACTTGTGCAGGGTGTTCTCTTATGCTTTACCTAGTAAAAATATGTTTTTGCTAGTAAAATAACTGGCATTACTCTTGGCTGCACAAGTGCTGCAAGTCAATCTGAGGACTGCATTGCTAAAACGAGAGGTGTCCTTTCTTGGATGACAAAACTTTTAAATACTGCAAAGAAGTAACAGAGGAAACCAAAGATACTTGATTTCCCTGTGTACTAAGACCCTGTTACTTTCCTGAACGTATACACTAATAATGCCTTCGACTGTAAGGGTCTGTAGCTTTCTATTATGAAATGATGCAGACTATGGATTTGTTCTCTCTCCTCTGGGGACATGGCTGCTGTGCTGTCTAATATGGTTTGTTTGTAAAGTGTGCTGTGGTGGGTGGAGTGATGAgacttatttcttccttttcctttgtagACTTTCCAGAGTGGCCTTATCACCCGAAGATGGCAACACTAATCTTTATTGATAAGGAGAACGGTGAAGTTGGGCCTACTAAGAATCAGCTAAGACTTCCTTCAGGATCTTGTGCGTATATGCTGCCCTAAGACAGTGAGGGATCAAGTCAAGTGCataaactgttttgtttttcactgctTTGAGCAGTGGTAGTTTTCTATTCTTATTTACTTATCTAACCATTATGCTAAGCTCATtaatgtaaaaattaaaataactgtGATTTTTGTCAGAGAGGCTTATCTTCTGAGTATGTTGCTGAACAATGGTTTTTATGACTAGTTTTGCAGCCAGCTTTAGGGCTGATATGGTGCtaaaatttccttttgttcttcaCCCTACTACAGCCAAAGTCTTATCTGAAAGAACACAAATTAATACTCCACttcctaaaaagaaaaccagcccttctccagccatATCTCACTCTGTCAGAAAGGCTCTTGGGAATGTGAATAGAACTGAAGTCACAATGAAGATGGAGAAGATAAGTCAGAAacctcagcactgcactgcaaACAAAGTGGGTACAATAAATTTCTTCAGTGTGTGTGGGAATGCATAGTTACTACTGTTGTGGCTTAACCCTGGCAGGCAGCTAAAGCACCACATAACTGCTTGCTTACTTCTTCCTCAGCAGGATGGAGGAGAGAATTGAAAGTGAATAAACTCATGGATTGAGATTAAAACAGTTGAAAATTCCAGATTATTCAAAGAAAAAATTGAATAAATTTCTCACCACTGAGTGATGCCTTGCCAGTCCCTCAGTGACAGCCCTAGCAAACTTACCCACGGCTTTTCAAGGTTTAGCATGATAATGTTGTATTCCTTTGGTCATTTGGGGTCAACTGTCTTGGCTGTGTCTCCCCCGAActtctgccccagcagcctACTTTCACTCTTAGtcatgagaagcagaaaaggccttgatgCTGTGTAAACACTGTTCAGTAATGGCTACAACAGCtgttatcaacactgttttcaTCATGAATCCAAAACATGGCATTGTATGAGGGTACTAGTAGGGGGAAAAATAGCTCAATCCTAGTCAAAGCCAGTATGCTTATGTAGGCACAAAAAGTGCAACAGCCTGGGGGGAACCTAATGGCAAAGAAGCGTCTCTAGAGAAAATGGTCTGAATTAATGTCTTGTTCAAGTGTTACGCATCAGAAGTTTAATATTATGAGCCTAAATGTTGTAGTGCAGTCATTTGTTGCCACCATATATAGTACTGCACTGCATAAACTCAGTTGAAGAATTTTCCCATCTGCTTACTTGTGTTGAATGCATTAGAGTTCAGGGATTCCTGGCTGTAAACCTGTATAGCACTGGAAAGCCACTACAGGGGTACTACAGTGGGGAACTGCAGTAGCTCAAATAATCTGACTTTGTTTTTAAGACTTCTGAAAAGACTGCAGGATCAGAGAGCTGTGATGCAGTGGCTGAAGAAGAATGGCCAGAAATAGAAAACATGTTTTCATTTGATCCTCGAGGTAAGAACTATTGGTGTCACTATTCAACAACTGGGATTTCTTGAATGACATTGTAAGACTTTAGCCAAGTTACTGCAATATATATGCTAGCATTGTGTTTCTCCAGAGCCCTGTCTTAAAAATGAGGGTGGTTGCTGGTTTTCGAATACcatgttttaaatatttaactGCATTAGCTGTGCTCCAGATATTTAGTTTGAATCTGTTATGGTGGCAGAAAACTAGCTCCAAATAACCATGCCTCTTCAATGACTGCTGGTAGACAAGTATTCAAAGGAATACTTATGCAGCACTGAAAACCAGACTTCTCTTATGAGTGTATGTCAACAACTTGCTAAGTTGTTCTTAGCACAGCCCATTCTCTGTACTTCAGAGTGTGTTAAGCCATTCATTTCATGTGGAAGTGAGTGTGCAGAAAGACTACTTTCCTGGTGGTACAATATATGCTGTGCTTAGAGTTGAGTATAGTGATTGGAATACTAAAAGCTACTGCTGTACATCAGGAGTGATGTTATGCAATCTAGTCTTTTAATAAGTGTTAGTGTATGGCATTTTATGGACAGCTAAGGTGTAACTGTAAATAAATACCTCATGGGGGGACTGTTGGATTGTGTTTTGGACTTGCTCCCACTTCATTAAATGTAGCAGAATTTGTCTTCCCAGGCCACTGCCACTGTACACTGTTACTAAACTACAATGTATTTTTCTCAGACTTTGAGAGTTTTGATCTTCCTGAAGAGCACAAAATAAGCAATATCAACCTGTGTGGTGTTCCCCTCATGGTATTTGAAAGGACGTATGACAGATGTGTGAACATGGTTCCTTCACCTGTGAAGATGGAAGAGATTTCCTGGGAGTCTAGTAAGTGGAAACTTAGCATAATTTTTAGTACATACAGTGTTCATTAGGGGTTTGAGAGGGGGAACTGGTAAAGTTCCACTGCTGTCCTAAATGCCAGAAATAGTACTCTAGTATGAAACAGCTTTTGGTGTATAGTAAAGCTAATTTAACTGTTCAACCCTACTAGTAGTGGTCTCAAGTGATGCTGCTGAGCAATCTCTTGCAGTGCACTGGTGGAATGGGCTTGTGTAATCTAAATGCTTCTTTTAGTAGTTCATAAGGCTTATGCTAAGCGACTGAGAGCTACCTTATGTTAGAGcatcatttatttttccatgaGAAACTGATTTACTCTGTCTAACTTTCAGACTTGCTACAATCAACTGCTGACTTTCTTGCTACCCTGGATGAGATCATTGACATGCCATCTCCGAATTATGCCATTTAATGCATATTCTGAAGTTTCTACTGAGTTCAAATTTCCTGTAGTTTTGTGTTTTAATAAAGGCTTATTTAACTTATATAGTATTGGACTTATGTGTTTTAAATAGACCCAAGATTTAGTAGTGAAGTGCTTTGAGAACCTTTCTGACAAGGAATTGAAGAGGCAGTGTCTTAAATTGTAGCTGGTCTTTATTTCCAGTTTCTTGTCTTTGGTTTGAGACTTCCAACAACTTTAAGGAATATCAAActaaacagggaaaaaatgcaATTAAGGAAATACTATACAGAAACTTTAGTGTTTGGCTGAtccattttaatatttttctttattttggcaTTGAAGTTTGGGTATagactgcagctgcaggaattaaaatgtaataactataaataacaaaatgcatcttttctttttgacttttttctctttaccaGTTCAAGTGAGCTGGGAGAAAAGAGTCCAAGCCCAATTTTGCAGATAAATGCCTGTAACCAAGACACTGAAACTGGTTACACAGTGCCATCACATGGCTGCTTGTTATGCAGCCACACAGATAAGTTATTGGTGTGAAAAACAACAGATAATGTGCTATGAGATAACATAAGGATATGTCACTAAATCAATATAAATACTGGTTGTAAATTTTTGTTTGTACAAACAGACATGTCTGGAGAGAGACACTAGTGCTGTGTTATGGAAGTTACCATGGTAAAAAATTTTTTTGGTTGacttaaaatatttgctgtaATTGAGTATCTAAATCTATTATTCTAACCTCCAGAAATAAGCTTTTTTGTGCCATGTCCATGTGTGTATACATGCACATGTGATAAGGCATTTCAAACCTGCTTGCTTGTAGGATTTCATACCAAAATGGATGAGCATCTCTGTAATGTTGGAGTGATGATTAAATGATTCAGATGGGCCTTAGTACTGGTAGACTTTAGCCCAAGGACTTGTAAGCTGTGGGGACAGTGGAATGGATGTGAGTCGGACTTGGGAATACTGCTGGTCTCTGCATGGAAATGAATGCTACTGCGAAGTAGAACATAAGGTAATAATACTAAATAAACAATGAGTTCACACTGGTGTAACCTTATTTTACTTAAATCCTTTCAAAGTCTAGATAAATGCAACAATCATAGGTTCTGTGTCCTTTCCTTCATTTGCCtccacttttttcccctttaaaattacaaaaagatgtttttctgtaggatttttttctcatttgatTTTCTACAAATACTGTCTCCTATGGTTGCTGGCAAGCAGCACAAACCAATCAAAGTTAGGTCTAAATAAGAAGCAGGTAGGGTTTTCAAGATTGTATCTGGAAACAATTGAGATCAAAAAGG contains the following coding sequences:
- the PTTG1 gene encoding securin, whose protein sequence is MATLIFIDKENGEVGPTKNQLRLPSGSSKVLSERTQINTPLPKKKTSPSPAISHSVRKALGNVNRTEVTMKMEKISQKPQHCTANKTSEKTAGSESCDAVAEEEWPEIENMFSFDPRDFESFDLPEEHKISNINLCGVPLMVFERTYDRCVNMVPSPVKMEEISWESNLLQSTADFLATLDEIIDMPSPNYAI